A genomic stretch from Hemitrygon akajei chromosome 10, sHemAka1.3, whole genome shotgun sequence includes:
- the mterf2 gene encoding transcription termination factor 2, mitochondrial yields the protein MYRAVSLHRVLAVGFQASGQCRGWPPSWSACAPLTAPTAEGQENQQTVNSLHSLLVDVTRVRQLKRWVLVADKAYVSETADILKVMGAKGKTVARILQRCPEAVLCPPSETRAQWALWASLCPNKEELLRMVEQCPESFFITKDSKNWQDNVRYLEQLNLNRRIIRRLLATCPQIFCNDVGRNRAMVEAVQKAFLQLGGTQANMNIWLVKLLSQNPLALLKPPEKLVENLTCLQTMGFSPVECLQLITKLKGLILELSPSGMEACAGFCQQELHCSSEELRSLVLRCPGLLYLSVGVLQERLQAILRDGFSVEQVRESPAILEVSTHILQYRLQKLCVLGNSKERDSLDLLAATRKDFEAGYGKMAQREERPLFNPVAPLNVEN from the coding sequence GGATGGCCACCCTCATGGAGTGCCTGTGCCCCACTTACAGCCCCCACAGCAGAAGGGCAGGAGAACCAGCAGACGGTGAATTCCCTGCACTCTCTGTTAGTGGATGTAACGAGAGTCCGGCAGCTGAAGAGATGGGTATTGGTGGCCGACAAGGCTTATGTCAGCGAAACGGCCGACATTTTGAAGGTGATGGGAGCCAAGGGGAAGACAGTGGCGAGGATCTTGCAGCGATGTCCAGAAGCTGTTCTCTGTCCACCATCTGAAACCAGGGCTCAATGGGCATTGTGGGCCTCTCTGTGCCCTAACAAGGAGGAGCTGCTGAGAATGGTTGAGCAATGTCCTGAATCTTTCtttatcaccaaagactccaaGAACTGGCAGGACAACGTCAGGTACCTGGAGCAGTTAAACCTAAACAGGAGGATCATCAGACGTTTGCTGGCCACTTGTCCACAGATCTTCTGCAACGATGTGGGGAGGAATCGAGCTATGGTTGAGGCTGTGCAGAAGGCCTTCCTTCAGCTGGGTGGGACCCAAGCCAACATGAATATCTGGCTGGTGAAACTGTTGAGCCAGAATCCCTTAGCCTTGCTGAAGCCTCCAGAGAAGCTGGTGGAGAACTTGACTTGTCTACAGACCATGGGCTTCAGCCCTGTGGAGTGCCTGCAGCTCATCACCAAACTCAAAGGGTTAATCCTGGAGTTGTCCCCCAGTGGAATGGAGGCTTGTGCTGGGTTCTGCCAGCAGGAACTGCACTGCAGCAGCGAGGAGCTGCGGAGTCTGGTGCTGAGGTGCCCAGGCCTGTTGTACCTCTCAGTTGGGGTGTTGCAGGAGCGGCTACAGGCCATCCTGAGGGATGGGTTCTCTGTAGAGCAGGTGAGGGAGAGTCCAGCCATTCTGGAGGTGTCCACACACATTCTGCAGTACCGGCTGCAGAAACTGTGTGTGCTGGGTAACAGCAAGGAGAGGGACAGCCTGGATCTTTTGGCTGCAACCAGGAAGGACTTTGAGGCCGGTTATGGAAAGATGGCACAGAGGGAAGAGCGGCCGCTGTTTAATCCAGTGGCTCCCTTAAATGTCGAGAACTGA